Proteins encoded by one window of Hyphomicrobium nitrativorans NL23:
- the argS gene encoding arginine--tRNA ligase — protein sequence MDVFAEVEAKVLDALAGLQKKNVLPQGLDFANVAVEQPRDPAHGDLACNAAMVLAKAAGKKPRDIADALAAELQADADVVSAEVAGPGFLNLRLRADFWHGVVRAILSRGTRYGASDVGKRARTNVEYVSANPTGPMHVGHCRGAVFGDALANLLAFAGYDVTREYYINDAGGQVDVLARSVFLRYREALGEAIGEIPEGLYPGDYLKPVGEALAKEHGPSLINVPEERWLPLVRTFAIDRIMPMIKNDLAALNIKHDVFFSEASLTKGEADKVSAAIADLRARGLIYEGRLEKPKGHDDEEWEDREQTLFRSTEYGDEADRALMKADGSYTYFAGDVAYHYDKLNRGYRHMINVFGADHIGYIPRMLATVAALTGGTVERDAKGKLKHWHTTGGSADLDIKVVNLVKLYKNGEPYKMSKRAGTFVTLRDVVDEVGSDAVRFMMLYRKELEQLDFDFAKVTEQSKDNPVFYVQYAHARAASVLRNAREAFSGLDTTPGSVAGADLALLTDPGELDLIRRCAHYPSLIAGAARAHEPHRVAFYLYDLASAFHSHWTRGNDLPQLRVIQQDDRALTAARCALVASLQLVLSSGLAVLGVGAPEAMR from the coding sequence ATGGACGTGTTCGCGGAAGTCGAGGCCAAGGTTCTCGACGCGCTCGCCGGGCTTCAAAAGAAGAACGTGCTGCCGCAGGGGTTGGATTTCGCCAACGTGGCGGTCGAACAGCCCCGCGATCCGGCGCACGGCGACCTCGCCTGCAATGCGGCGATGGTGCTGGCCAAGGCTGCCGGGAAGAAGCCGCGCGACATCGCTGACGCGCTTGCGGCGGAGCTTCAGGCGGATGCGGATGTCGTCTCGGCCGAGGTGGCGGGACCGGGCTTCCTCAATCTCCGGCTTCGCGCGGATTTCTGGCACGGCGTCGTGCGTGCCATTCTTTCGCGGGGCACGCGCTATGGCGCATCCGATGTGGGCAAGCGTGCGCGGACGAACGTGGAGTACGTCTCGGCCAATCCCACGGGACCGATGCACGTCGGCCATTGCCGCGGCGCCGTATTCGGCGATGCACTGGCCAACCTGCTGGCGTTCGCGGGCTACGACGTGACGCGCGAATATTATATCAACGACGCCGGCGGGCAGGTGGACGTGCTCGCGCGCTCCGTGTTCCTCCGGTATCGCGAGGCGCTGGGCGAGGCGATTGGCGAAATCCCCGAAGGGCTCTATCCCGGCGACTACCTGAAGCCTGTGGGTGAGGCGCTCGCGAAAGAACATGGCCCGTCGCTGATCAACGTTCCCGAGGAGCGGTGGCTTCCGCTCGTGCGGACGTTCGCGATCGATCGGATCATGCCGATGATCAAGAACGACCTCGCGGCGCTGAATATCAAGCACGATGTGTTCTTCTCCGAAGCCTCGCTCACGAAGGGCGAGGCGGACAAGGTTTCGGCGGCCATTGCCGATCTGCGTGCGCGCGGGCTGATCTACGAAGGGCGCCTCGAAAAGCCGAAAGGCCATGACGACGAGGAGTGGGAGGATCGCGAGCAGACGCTGTTCCGCTCCACGGAGTACGGGGACGAAGCCGACCGGGCGCTGATGAAGGCGGACGGCAGCTACACGTATTTCGCGGGCGATGTCGCATATCACTACGACAAGCTGAACCGCGGTTACCGTCACATGATCAACGTGTTCGGTGCGGACCACATCGGCTACATCCCGCGGATGCTGGCGACCGTTGCGGCGTTGACGGGCGGCACTGTCGAGCGCGATGCCAAGGGCAAGCTCAAGCATTGGCACACGACGGGGGGATCTGCCGATCTCGACATCAAGGTCGTCAACCTCGTCAAGCTCTACAAGAACGGCGAGCCGTACAAGATGTCGAAGCGGGCGGGCACGTTCGTTACGCTACGCGACGTGGTGGACGAGGTGGGTTCGGACGCCGTGCGCTTCATGATGCTCTACCGGAAGGAACTCGAACAGCTCGACTTCGACTTCGCGAAAGTCACCGAGCAGTCGAAAGACAATCCGGTGTTCTATGTTCAGTACGCGCACGCGCGGGCCGCCTCGGTGTTGCGGAATGCGCGCGAGGCGTTCTCAGGGCTCGATACGACGCCCGGGAGTGTCGCGGGTGCGGATCTCGCGCTGCTGACAGATCCCGGAGAACTCGATCTCATCCGTCGGTGCGCGCACTATCCGAGCCTGATCGCAGGCGCCGCGCGCGCCCACGAGCCTCATCGGGTGGCGTTCTATCTCTATGATTTGGCTTCCGCTTTTCATTCGCATTGGACACGTGGCAATGATTTGCCACAATTGCGCGTTATCCAGCAGGATGATCGCGCTTTGACCGCGGCCCGGTGTGCGCTCGTTGCGTCTTTGCAGCTCGTGTTATCCTCAGGCCTTGCGGTGCTCGGTGTCGGAGCACCAGAGGCGATGCGCTAG
- a CDS encoding SPOR domain-containing protein, which translates to MTVSVGPPGPGGASPSAGQTQPGGPPSPDRRAAAAAPPQVEMVTGSNSKAGVGEQRPAAQQNAAPAKAPAAPKADTPKKVAAADPSPAPSAPRSTGAGYVAVLASVPASASSRIDALTQFADMQQKYGSILSSKTPDIQEANLGAKGTYHRLLVGPPGSRDSANSVCNQLKAQGYNGCWITAY; encoded by the coding sequence TTGACGGTCTCGGTCGGGCCTCCCGGACCGGGCGGCGCGTCGCCGTCCGCAGGGCAGACGCAGCCGGGCGGGCCGCCGTCGCCGGATCGGCGCGCGGCTGCGGCAGCGCCGCCGCAGGTGGAAATGGTGACGGGTTCGAACAGCAAGGCGGGGGTTGGCGAGCAGCGTCCGGCCGCGCAGCAGAACGCGGCGCCCGCGAAGGCTCCAGCCGCTCCCAAGGCCGACACGCCGAAGAAGGTGGCTGCGGCCGATCCGTCGCCCGCTCCGAGCGCGCCGCGCTCGACGGGAGCTGGCTATGTCGCGGTGCTGGCTTCGGTGCCGGCGTCTGCGAGCAGCCGCATCGACGCGCTGACGCAGTTTGCGGACATGCAGCAGAAGTACGGGTCTATCCTCAGCAGCAAGACGCCGGATATCCAGGAAGCCAATCTGGGCGCCAAGGGCACCTATCATCGTCTGCTGGTGGGGCCGCCCGGATCGCGGGATTCGGCGAACTCGGTCTGCAATCAGCTCAAGGCCCAAGGCTACAATGGCTGCTGGATCACGGCTTATTGA
- the nagZ gene encoding beta-N-acetylhexosaminidase, with product MTSAFITGLAGATLTPDEASFIKAAAPAGIILFARNCVEPEQIRRLVGDAREASGHGDDFLVLIDQEGGRVQRLRPPLGRALPPAYAYACLYCNDEDGALDAAFLSARLLADDLKALGINTNCAPVLDVPVPGAHDIIGDRAYGQMPDQVARLGRAVAEGFMAGGVLPVIKHIPGHGRATADSHLALPVVDAPREVLDATDFAPFKALADMPAAMTAHVVFTAVDGGAPASTSRRVTEEVIRGAIGFDGLLMSDDLSMKALTGPLGARAEAVLAAGSDLALHCSGDFAEMEAVAAAVPALSGDALRRFRAALEIFARSEPYDSGRAQTGLARALGTTGRAPESV from the coding sequence ATGACGTCAGCCTTCATCACCGGACTTGCGGGCGCGACGCTGACGCCCGACGAGGCAAGTTTCATTAAGGCGGCGGCTCCGGCCGGGATTATTCTGTTTGCGCGAAACTGCGTCGAGCCCGAGCAGATCCGCAGGCTTGTGGGCGACGCGCGGGAAGCCTCCGGTCATGGCGACGATTTTCTTGTGCTGATCGATCAGGAGGGCGGGCGCGTGCAGCGCCTGCGTCCCCCGCTCGGGCGTGCGCTTCCGCCCGCGTATGCCTATGCCTGCCTCTATTGCAACGACGAGGACGGAGCGCTGGACGCTGCATTTCTCTCCGCGCGTCTTCTCGCGGACGACCTCAAGGCGCTCGGCATCAACACCAATTGCGCGCCCGTACTCGACGTTCCGGTGCCGGGCGCACACGACATTATCGGCGACCGTGCGTACGGGCAGATGCCCGATCAGGTCGCCCGTCTCGGGCGCGCGGTTGCGGAAGGGTTCATGGCGGGCGGCGTGCTGCCGGTCATCAAGCACATTCCCGGTCACGGCCGCGCGACGGCCGACAGCCATCTCGCGCTTCCCGTCGTGGACGCGCCGCGCGAGGTGCTCGACGCGACCGACTTCGCGCCGTTCAAGGCCTTGGCCGACATGCCGGCGGCGATGACGGCGCATGTCGTGTTCACGGCCGTCGACGGGGGTGCGCCGGCCAGCACCTCGCGCCGGGTGACCGAAGAGGTGATCCGCGGTGCCATCGGTTTCGACGGGCTCTTGATGAGCGACGATCTGAGTATGAAGGCGCTGACGGGCCCTCTCGGCGCGCGGGCGGAAGCCGTGCTGGCTGCGGGGTCGGATCTGGCGCTCCATTGCAGCGGGGATTTTGCCGAGATGGAGGCCGTGGCTGCGGCGGTTCCCGCGCTTTCGGGCGATGCGCTGCGGCGGTTCCGGGCCGCGCTCGAAATTTTTGCCCGTTCAGAACCTTACGATTCGGGGCGAGCACAAACGGGGCTTGCGCGAGCCTTGGGAACTACAGGACGGGCTCCTGAATCAGTGTAA
- a CDS encoding segregation and condensation protein A — MIEDAGEMDEAPGWESPDGELQPAASEALIVDVAGFEGPLDLLLALARTHKIDISQISIMALVDQYLVYIAEAQRLKLEIAADYLVMAAWLTFLKSRMILPREPTDDETPSAEEMAQRLAFRLMRLEAMRRAIADLMTKKRLGQDVFQRGMPEERSKVTDVRWTAEIYDLLKAYSELRRRTAKVVHVVKARRVWSIEKARRQLETLVGETVSAGDWVQLEMCLRTYLTPQTVAEDEDKTALASSFGATLEMAREGLIELRQDAPFEAIYMRKCEAGAAWERLDRRHGGVAP, encoded by the coding sequence ATGATCGAAGACGCTGGAGAGATGGACGAGGCGCCGGGATGGGAAAGCCCCGACGGCGAGCTTCAGCCCGCCGCGTCGGAGGCGCTTATCGTGGATGTCGCGGGTTTCGAGGGTCCGCTCGACCTGCTGCTTGCGCTCGCCCGCACACACAAGATCGACATCTCGCAGATCTCGATCATGGCGCTCGTCGATCAATATCTCGTCTATATCGCGGAAGCCCAACGGCTCAAGCTAGAGATCGCGGCCGACTATCTCGTGATGGCGGCATGGCTGACGTTCTTGAAGTCGCGGATGATCCTGCCGCGCGAGCCGACCGACGACGAAACGCCGTCCGCCGAGGAGATGGCGCAACGCCTAGCATTCCGGCTCATGCGGCTCGAAGCCATGCGCCGCGCCATCGCGGACCTCATGACGAAGAAGCGGCTCGGGCAGGACGTGTTCCAGCGCGGGATGCCGGAAGAACGCTCGAAGGTCACGGATGTCCGGTGGACGGCCGAGATCTACGATCTTCTCAAAGCCTATTCGGAGCTTCGGCGGCGCACCGCCAAGGTCGTGCATGTGGTGAAAGCGCGCCGCGTGTGGTCGATCGAGAAGGCGCGGCGACAGCTCGAAACGCTCGTCGGCGAAACGGTCAGCGCCGGAGACTGGGTCCAGCTCGAAATGTGCCTCAGGACCTATCTTACGCCGCAGACGGTGGCCGAAGACGAGGACAAGACGGCGCTTGCAAGTTCGTTCGGTGCCACGCTCGAAATGGCGCGCGAAGGCTTGATCGAACTTCGCCAGGATGCTCCGTTCGAGGCGATTTACATGCGCAAATGCGAAGCAGGCGCTGCGTGGGAGCGGCTGGACCGACGGCATGGCGGTGTGGCGCCGTAG